A part of Geothermobacter hydrogeniphilus genomic DNA contains:
- a CDS encoding type II toxin-antitoxin system PemK/MazF family toxin, which translates to MGMEINRFEVFLVNLDPTLGHEIKKTRPCLVISPNEINHNISTVIVAPMTSRGKNYPTRVACTFQGKTGQIVLDQIRTVDRRRLVKKLGVISKVAQMKTIGLLQEMFAL; encoded by the coding sequence ATGGGAATGGAAATAAACCGTTTCGAAGTCTTCCTTGTCAACCTCGATCCAACCCTTGGTCACGAGATAAAAAAGACCCGGCCCTGTCTCGTTATTTCTCCCAACGAAATCAATCATAATATATCCACCGTCATTGTCGCGCCGATGACCTCCAGGGGAAAAAACTACCCGACCAGAGTTGCCTGTACCTTCCAGGGCAAAACCGGCCAGATCGTGCTTGACCAGATACGCACGGTTGATCGAAGAAGGCTGGTGAAGAAGCTGGGAGTGATCAGCAAGGTTGCGCAGATGAAAACGATCGGCCTGCTCCAGGAGATGTTTGCTCTGTAG
- a CDS encoding type II toxin-antitoxin system VapC family toxin encodes MTGILIDSNVILDLVTDDPRWAGWSEGMLNHYDREGRLFINDIVFAEVSIGFERIEECDEMMARGGFRTLPIPREALFLAGKVYLQYRRSGGNRTAPLPDFFIGAHAAVSRLPLLSRDRARFQTYFPTVELIAPDS; translated from the coding sequence GTGACTGGCATCCTGATCGACTCCAACGTCATTCTCGACCTGGTGACCGATGATCCCCGTTGGGCAGGTTGGTCGGAGGGGATGTTGAACCACTACGACCGGGAAGGGCGTCTGTTCATCAATGACATCGTTTTCGCCGAAGTCTCGATTGGCTTTGAACGGATCGAAGAGTGTGACGAGATGATGGCCCGAGGAGGCTTCCGCACTCTGCCCATCCCCCGGGAAGCCCTCTTTCTTGCCGGGAAAGTCTACCTGCAATACAGGCGTTCCGGCGGCAACCGCACCGCCCCCTTGCCTGATTTCTTCATCGGCGCCCATGCAGCCGTCTCCCGACTGCCCCTTCTTTCCCGTGACCGAGCCAGGTTTCAGACGTATTTCCCGACCGTCGAGCTCATCGCGCCTGATAGCTGA
- a CDS encoding AbrB/MazE/SpoVT family DNA-binding domain-containing protein, translating into MKVTIKGQVTIPKHVREKLGIQPLGEVDFIEERGRIFLVKSEPGSDRKGRFSRMRGTATTKMSTDEIMRLTRGDV; encoded by the coding sequence ATGAAAGTCACTATAAAAGGACAGGTCACCATTCCCAAACATGTGCGGGAAAAACTTGGCATCCAGCCGCTCGGCGAGGTCGATTTCATCGAAGAGCGAGGCCGAATCTTTCTCGTCAAAAGTGAACCCGGGTCCGACCGGAAAGGTCGGTTCAGCAGGATGCGTGGCACAGCCACAACCAAAATGAGCACAGATGAGATCATGCGCCTGACCCGGGGGGATGTGTGA